Proteins from a single region of Xyrauchen texanus isolate HMW12.3.18 chromosome 7, RBS_HiC_50CHRs, whole genome shotgun sequence:
- the smarcc2 gene encoding SWI/SNF complex subunit SMARCC2 has product MAVRKKDGGPNVKYYEASDTVSQFDNVRVWLGKNYKKYIQAEPPTNKSLSSLVVQLLQFQEEVFGRHVSNPPLTKLPMKCFLDFKSGGALCHILAAAYKFKSDQGWRRFDFQNPSRMDRNVEMFMTVEKSLVQNNCFSRPVIYLSSEIEPKLLGKLKDIIKRHQGSVTEDKLSSTHVAVPIPSSLEEEEWVRPVMKRDKQMLLHWGYWPDSYDTWIPANEVEAAVEDLPTAEKPRKVHAKWILDLDQFNEWMNEEDYEVGEGGPRRKRISAKTLTDEVSAPDERRDKKTSSAKKRKRSPSPSPTPPPQESKKKNTKKGPTTPYTKSKRGQREEEQEDLTKELDEPSPVPAVEEATLPKTVTKKDSDSTPVKGGTMTDLDEQEDESMETVGKEEEEGSPSVKGEPVKGSDLHEDNVTEQTHHIIIPSYAAWFDYNSVHAIERRALPEFFNGKNKSKTPEIYLAYRNFMIDTYRLNPQEYLTSTACRRNLAGDVCAIMRVHAFLEQWGLINYQVDSESRPTPMGPPPTSHFHVLADTPSSLVPLQPKASQTSSSQHMLSFPDKVKDKPADLQNFGLRTDVYSKKSGPAKKNAASATREWTDQETLLLLEGLEMYKDDWNKVSEHVGSRTQDECILHFLRLPIEDPYLEDTSSSLGPLAYQPVPFSQAGNPVMSTVAFLASVVDPRVASAAAKSALEEFSRMKEEVPAALVEAHVRRVEEAARTSGRQDPLYGLEGSGIAGTGLEDSDKPADEGSEESKSSEVQSSQDKRENKESKDGPSEEEEKQGENGKKEEERAREGETERETEKADSEMGDSEKEKERKEGPEEGQRDGESEGEKKAKVERDVGEGNLATAAASALAAAAVKAKHLAAVEERKIKSLVALLVETQMKKLEIKLRHFEELETIMDREREALEYQRQQLLADRQSFHMEQLKYAEMRARQQHFQQIHHQHNSNQPSNQSASVQSVPHQPVPNASAPPPTSSPAPANTSNAQNEAPPASHCSPPTNAQAGAGQDSSTSLPGDSLYPNAPVPPTQ; this is encoded by the exons ATGGCGGTACGGAAGAAAGACGGCGGACCCAATGTAAAATATTACGAAGCGTCTGATACCGTCTCGCAGTTCGACAATGTCCGGGTTTGGCTGGGCAAGAATTATAAAAAG TATATTCAGGCAGAGCCCCCTACCAATAAGTCTTTGTCAAGTCTGGTGGTTCAACTGCTTCAGTTTCAGGAGGAAGTGTTTGGCCGGCATGTCAGCAACCCTCCCCTCACTAAGCTACCG ATGAAGTGTTTTTTGGATTTCAAATCTGGTGGAGCTCTTTGTCATATTCTGGCGGCAGCCTACAAGTTCAAGAGTGATCAAGGATG gAGGAGATTTGACTTCCAGAACCCTTCAAGGATGGACCGCAATGTTGAGATGTTCATGACTGTTGAAAAGTCTCTGGTACAG AATAACTGTTTTTCCCGACCTGTGATTTACCTGAGTTCAGAGATAGAGCCAAAGCTACTTGGAAAACTGAAGGACATCATAAAACGACACCAG GGTTCTGTGACTGAGGATAAGCTGTCCAGCACTCATGTAGCAGTGCCTATTCCTTCTAGTCTGGAGGAAG AAGAGTGGGTTCGTCCTGTTATGAAGAGAGATAAACAGATGCTGCTGCACTGGGGCTACTGGCCTGACAG TTATGACACATGGATCCCAGCCAATGAAGTGGAGGCTGCTGTGGAGGATCTGCCCACTGCTGAGAAACCCAGGAAG GTTCATGCCAAGTGGATTCTGGATCTGGACCAGTTTAATGAGTGGATGAATGAAGAAGACTATGAGGTGGGGGAAGGGGGACCAAGAAGGAAGAGAATTTCAGCGAAGACTCTCACAGATGAAGTAAGTGCTCCAGACGAAAGGAGGGATAAAAAAACCAGCAGTGCCAAAAAGAGGAAACGCTCCCCTTCTCCATCACCTACCCCTCCACCACAGGAGAGCAAGAAGAAAAACACCAAGAAAGG GCCCACTACTCCTTACACTAAGTCCAAGCGAGGACAGAGAGAGGAAGAACAGGAAGATCTAACAAAAGAGCTAGATGAACCATCACCTGTACCTGCAGTGGAGGAAGCGACACTACCTAAAACAG TGACTAAGAAGGACTCAGATTCCACTCCAGTGAAAGGAGGCACTATGACTGATCTGG ATGAACAAGAGGATGAGTCAATGGAGACTGTTGGAAAG GAGGAAGAAGAGGGTTCCCCCAGTGTAAAGGGAGAGCCAGTGAAGGGTTCAGATCTCCATGAGGATAATGTCACTGAACAGACTCATCATATCATTATCCCTAGCTATGCTGCTTGGTTTGACTACAACAG TGTCCATGCCATAGAGCGCAGAGCTCTGCCTGAGTTTTTCAATGGGAAGAACAAATCAAAAACTCCTGAAAT TTACCTTGCTTACCGTAACTTCATGATCGACACATACCGACTGAACCCACAGGAGTATTTGACCTCCACAGCTTGCCGTAGGAACCTGGCTGGAGATGTTTGTGCCATAATGAG ggtCCATGCATTTCTGGAGCAGTGGGGCTTGATTAACTATCAGGTGGATTCAGAGAGCCGGCCCACACCCATGGGACCTCCACCCACCTCACACTTTCATGTGCTGGCAGACACTCCTTCAAGTCTGGTACCACTACAGCCTAAAGCATCCCAG ACTTCATCCTCTCAGCATATGCTCTCATTCCCTGACAAAGTGAAGGACAAACCAGCCGACCTGCAAAATTTTGGGCTGAGGACAGATGTGTACAGCAAGAAGAGCGGCCCAGCTAAA aaaaatgcagccagtgccactCGGGAATGGACTGACCAGGAGACACTACTTTTGTTGGAG GGTTTAGAGATGTATAAGGATGACTGGAATAAAGTATCGGAGCATGTGGGCAGCCGCACACAGGATGAGTGCATCCTCCATTTCCTCCGTTTACCAATTGAAGACCCCTACCTGGAGGATACCTCCTCCTCCCTGGGCCCTCTGGCCTATCAGCCTGTCCCTTTCAGTCAAGCAGGAAACCCTGTCATGAGCACAGTGGCATTCCTGGCCTCTGTGGTTGACCCTCGAGTGGCCTCTGCTGCAGCTAAATCTGCCCTTG AGGAGTTCTCCCGGATGAAGGAGGAGGTGCCGGCTGCGCTAGTGGAGGCTCATGTGCGTCGGGTGGAGGAGGCGGCCAGAACCAGCGGAAGGCAGGACCCTCTCTACGGCCTGGAGGGGAGCGGCATCGCAGGCACCGGCCTTGAGGATTCTGACAAACccg cTGATGAGGGCAGTGAGGAGAGTAAGAGCAGTGAGGTTCAATCCAGCCAGGATAAGAGAGAAAATAAG GAGAGCAAAGATGGACCCAGCGAGGAGGAAGAGAAACAAGGAGAGAATggcaagaaagaggaagagagagctagagaaggggagacagagagagagacagagaaggcAGACTCAGAAATGG GTGACAGCGAGAAGGAGAAAGAGCGGAAGGAGGGACCAGAAGAGGGTCAGAGGGatggagagagtgagggagagaagAAAGCAAAGGTGGAGAGAGATGTAGGAGAGGGAAACCTGGCCACCGCTGCTGCCTCTGctctcgctgctgctgctgtgaAAGCGAAG CACTTGGCTGCAGTAGAGGAGAGGAAGATCAAGTCTCTGGTGGCTCTGCTGGTGGAGACCCAGATGAAGAAACTGGAGATCAAACTCAGACACTTTGAAGAGTTGGAGACCatcatggacagagagagagaggcg TTGGAGTATCAGAGGCAGCAGCTTCTTGCTGATCGTCAGTCGTTCCACATGGAGCAGTTGAAGTATGCGGAGATGAGAGCCCGACAGCAACACTTCCAGCAGATCCATCACCAGCACAATAGTAACCAGCCTAGCAACCAGTCAGCTAGTGTTCAATCTGTACCCCACCAGCCTGTCCCCAATGCCTCTGCCCCGCCCCCAACATCAAGCCCCGCCCCCGCAAACACATCTAATGCCCAAAATGAAGCTCCTCCTGCCTCTCACTGTTCTCCCCCCACCAATGCACAGGCTGGAGCAGGGCAAG ATTCCAGCACATCACTCCCTGGGGATTCTCTCTATCCAAATGCCCCTGTGCCCCCAACACAGTAA